One region of Pyramidobacter sp. YE332 genomic DNA includes:
- a CDS encoding DNA starvation/stationary phase protection protein produces MNKNLVNKVNGYIANIGVSFVKMHNLHWNVVGSQFKAVHEYLESVYDDYADILDEAAELLRMNGELPAASLKQYLELASVKELESKEVSIGDALGVLLADMKLLRDQAADIRKAADAEDAFDAANMMEDHIKEFSKKIWFVESMTK; encoded by the coding sequence ATGAACAAGAATCTCGTCAACAAGGTCAACGGTTATATCGCGAACATCGGCGTGTCGTTCGTCAAGATGCACAATCTGCATTGGAACGTCGTCGGTTCTCAGTTCAAGGCCGTCCACGAGTATCTCGAGTCCGTCTACGACGACTACGCGGACATTCTCGACGAAGCGGCGGAACTGCTGCGCATGAACGGCGAACTCCCCGCGGCGAGCCTGAAGCAGTATCTCGAACTGGCCAGCGTCAAGGAGCTCGAGTCCAAGGAGGTCTCGATCGGCGACGCGCTCGGCGTTCTCCTCGCCGACATGAAGCTCCTCAGGGACCAGGCCGCGGACATCCGCAAGGCAGCCGACGCGGAAGACGCTTTTGACGCCGCGAATATGATGGAAGACCACATCAAAGAGTTCAGCAAAAAGATCTGGTTCGTCGAGTCGATGACGAAGTAG
- a CDS encoding transcriptional repressor produces MPEEKKTRHSQQRDMIYDYLRSTHEHPSAEAIYTELKAKMPNLSLGTVYRNLKLLEESGKIRRISALQNAERYDCICCDHAHFVCTKCGKVRDLEPIDAREAAGAFTLEDGDVPLGVSLTISGVCAECRKNA; encoded by the coding sequence ATGCCCGAGGAGAAAAAAACGCGCCATTCGCAGCAGCGAGACATGATCTACGACTATCTGCGCTCCACTCACGAGCATCCTTCGGCAGAGGCCATCTACACGGAGCTCAAGGCGAAGATGCCCAATCTCAGCCTTGGCACCGTCTACCGCAATCTCAAGCTGCTCGAGGAAAGCGGCAAGATCCGCCGGATCTCCGCGCTGCAGAACGCCGAACGCTACGACTGCATCTGCTGCGATCACGCCCATTTCGTCTGCACCAAATGCGGCAAAGTCAGGGATCTCGAGCCGATCGACGCCCGCGAGGCCGCCGGCGCGTTCACGCTGGAAGACGGCGACGTGCCCCTGGGCGTGTCGCTGACGATCAGCGGCGTCTGCGCCGAATGCCGAAAAAACGCTTGA
- a CDS encoding helix-turn-helix domain-containing protein — MKKIQKIFAGKWKIVILWSLHERTKRFGELNREFPEITQSALTRQLRDLEAGGFVRRRVYREVPPRVEYSLTATGKKFVPLLERINAWSLENL, encoded by the coding sequence ATGAAGAAGATCCAGAAGATCTTCGCGGGAAAGTGGAAAATCGTCATTCTCTGGTCGCTGCACGAGCGCACGAAGCGCTTCGGCGAGCTGAACCGGGAGTTCCCGGAGATCACTCAGTCGGCGCTCACCCGCCAGCTGCGCGATCTGGAAGCCGGCGGTTTCGTACGGCGCCGCGTGTACCGCGAGGTGCCGCCGCGGGTAGAATATTCGCTGACGGCGACGGGGAAGAAGTTCGTCCCTCTACTAGAGCGGATCAACGCCTGGAGCTTGGAAAATCTGTAA
- a CDS encoding flavodoxin family protein: MKALAINGGPRRGWNTDTLLLEALRGAQEAGTETEMIRLYDLKYTGCRSCMACKRKGAVPCRCYWKDDLSPVLEKVLQADVLFLGSPVYLGTVTAQTHAFLERLHYILFSYNDMTKSLFTGRVDSACFFTMNMPRDYYRQNMKAGLETDVVALKGLNGSLETYACCDTLQVGDYSKYELSLFDPVHKKRVHEKQFPKDLQAAYEIGKRLAAR, from the coding sequence ATGAAAGCACTCGCGATCAACGGCGGGCCGCGACGCGGCTGGAACACGGACACGCTGCTTCTGGAAGCGCTGCGGGGAGCGCAGGAAGCGGGAACGGAAACAGAGATGATCCGTCTCTACGACCTCAAATACACAGGCTGCCGCAGCTGCATGGCCTGCAAGAGAAAAGGAGCGGTTCCGTGCCGATGCTACTGGAAAGACGACCTGTCCCCGGTGCTGGAGAAAGTTCTGCAGGCCGATGTCCTCTTCCTCGGCTCGCCCGTCTACCTCGGCACCGTCACGGCCCAGACGCACGCGTTCCTAGAGCGGCTGCATTACATCCTCTTCTCTTACAACGACATGACGAAATCGCTGTTCACGGGGCGCGTCGATTCGGCCTGCTTCTTCACCATGAACATGCCGCGGGACTATTACCGGCAGAATATGAAAGCCGGGCTCGAGACGGACGTGGTCGCCCTGAAAGGGCTGAACGGCAGCCTCGAAACTTACGCCTGCTGCGACACGCTACAGGTCGGCGACTACTCGAAGTACGAACTCAGCCTTTTCGATCCGGTCCATAAAAAGCGCGTCCATGAAAAACAGTTTCCCAAAGACCTGCAGGCCGCATATGAAATCGGAAAGCGTCTGGCAGCTCGCTGA
- a CDS encoding MATE family efflux transporter, with the protein MDGENRQIIEGVIWKQLLVFFFPILLGTFFQQLYNTVDAIIVGRFLGKEALAAVGGPSGYLVNLLLGFFIGLCSGGTVVIAQFFGAGDAEHASRAVHTSMALSIAAGAAMSLVGAFLAEPALTAMDTPPEVLPHAVSYLRIYFGGILFMFVYNMGAAVLRAKGDSKRPFYLLVLATIVNIAGDIVFVVHWGWGVAGAAYATVLSQLASAAGVWIFLAREAGSFRLRLRGFLRPDRVILGSVVRIGLPSGLQSTMYSLSNIVIQSTVNGFGVDTVAAWTVCGKVDRMYWLIINALGVAVSTFSGQNFGARKYDRVLRSIGVSAALGTALSLFFGAVFVTWGAPLYGIFTDDPAVISIGMEIIWLIAPWYFAYVPVGTLASGMRGTGDAIVPTAMTALGICGFRLLWIWFVVPFSHSVRTVFIGYPVSWALTSVFFLLYHRKGNWMQRSILRAGHKTAQNT; encoded by the coding sequence ATGGACGGGGAAAACAGACAAATCATCGAGGGCGTGATCTGGAAGCAGCTGCTGGTCTTTTTCTTCCCGATCCTGCTGGGGACGTTCTTTCAGCAGCTGTACAACACCGTCGACGCCATCATCGTCGGCCGCTTCCTGGGCAAGGAGGCGCTGGCCGCCGTGGGCGGCCCTTCGGGCTATCTGGTCAACCTGCTGCTGGGGTTCTTCATCGGCCTCTGTTCGGGGGGCACGGTGGTGATCGCACAGTTTTTCGGCGCCGGCGACGCCGAGCACGCCTCACGGGCCGTACACACGTCGATGGCGCTGTCGATCGCGGCGGGCGCGGCGATGTCGCTGGTCGGCGCCTTCCTGGCGGAGCCGGCGCTGACGGCGATGGACACGCCGCCGGAGGTGCTGCCTCATGCCGTGAGCTATCTGCGGATCTATTTCGGCGGGATCCTGTTCATGTTCGTCTACAACATGGGAGCCGCCGTGCTGCGCGCCAAAGGCGATTCCAAGCGTCCCTTTTACCTGCTCGTGCTGGCCACGATCGTCAACATCGCGGGCGATATCGTCTTCGTCGTTCATTGGGGCTGGGGCGTGGCGGGCGCGGCGTACGCCACGGTCCTGTCGCAGCTGGCCAGCGCCGCGGGCGTATGGATCTTTTTGGCGCGCGAAGCGGGGTCTTTCCGGCTTCGTTTGCGCGGATTCCTCCGTCCCGACCGGGTGATCCTCGGCAGCGTCGTCCGCATCGGGTTGCCTTCGGGGCTCCAGTCGACGATGTATTCGCTCTCCAATATCGTCATCCAGTCGACGGTCAACGGCTTCGGCGTCGACACCGTGGCGGCCTGGACGGTGTGCGGCAAGGTCGACCGGATGTATTGGCTGATCATCAACGCGCTCGGCGTGGCCGTGTCGACGTTTTCCGGACAGAATTTCGGCGCCCGCAAATATGACCGCGTCCTGCGCAGCATCGGCGTGAGCGCGGCACTGGGGACGGCGCTCTCGCTGTTTTTCGGCGCGGTTTTCGTGACCTGGGGCGCGCCGCTGTACGGGATCTTTACCGACGATCCCGCCGTGATCTCCATCGGCATGGAGATCATCTGGCTCATCGCGCCCTGGTACTTTGCCTACGTGCCCGTGGGCACGCTGGCGAGCGGCATGCGCGGTACCGGCGATGCCATCGTGCCCACGGCGATGACGGCGCTGGGCATCTGCGGCTTCCGCCTGCTCTGGATCTGGTTTGTGGTGCCGTTCAGCCACAGCGTCCGCACCGTTTTCATCGGCTATCCGGTCAGCTGGGCGCTGACGTCCGTCTTCTTCCTGCTCTACCACCGGAAAGGGAACTGGATGCAGCGCAGCATTCTCCGCGCCGGGCACAAGACGGCGCAAAATACGTAA